The following are encoded together in the Robertmurraya sp. FSL R5-0851 genome:
- a CDS encoding helix-turn-helix transcriptional regulator: MIFCVGLRNRNYKKQASLQLNDSGFFLCLWNLAEIEYVDHDLNKNIYYYVGEKLCEECQFVLDNYNGGEVFYITPTHLCLIINDIPSNSEATRIQKQGELMKKLNAVLNCKTAFRYRSSFIKTIEDIRLAYESYHRLKIYNFFCREAEFLTPELIETSRKKVDHIKIDDYLQQIKELIDHNITDPRLELLLEDLFLNMIKPSCSYNIYYYCQTTISAALLERFGNLYKNRLIENNSPQELVYSSIEQKYTNLIESIHLLRGEISNRYMIKNPLVLQAIDFIHDHYTEDISINMIAEHLKLNLSYFSQIFTKEMGINPRKYLITFRIQKAKEMIESSNELVSNIGINVGFFEVKHFSKTFKKITGLTPMQYKKQFAKGEYV; this comes from the coding sequence ATGATATTTTGCGTGGGGTTACGAAACAGGAATTATAAAAAACAAGCTTCTTTACAACTAAATGATAGTGGCTTCTTCTTATGTTTGTGGAATTTAGCGGAGATTGAGTATGTTGATCATGATTTAAACAAAAACATCTATTACTATGTAGGAGAAAAACTTTGTGAAGAATGTCAGTTCGTCCTGGATAATTATAATGGTGGCGAAGTCTTTTATATTACTCCGACACATCTTTGTTTGATTATTAATGACATACCTTCTAATAGTGAAGCCACCCGTATTCAAAAACAGGGAGAATTAATGAAGAAGTTAAATGCTGTCTTAAACTGTAAAACAGCGTTTCGTTATAGAAGTTCTTTCATTAAAACGATTGAAGATATCAGACTCGCCTATGAATCGTACCACCGTTTAAAAATATACAACTTCTTTTGCAGAGAAGCAGAGTTTCTGACACCTGAACTAATTGAAACTTCTAGGAAAAAAGTTGACCACATAAAAATAGACGATTATTTACAACAAATAAAAGAACTGATTGACCATAATATCACCGATCCAAGATTAGAATTATTGCTAGAAGATCTTTTTTTGAACATGATCAAACCTAGTTGTAGCTATAATATCTACTATTATTGTCAAACAACGATATCCGCAGCCTTACTTGAAAGATTCGGAAATTTATATAAAAATCGCCTCATCGAAAACAATTCGCCACAAGAGCTGGTCTATTCATCCATTGAACAAAAATATACGAACCTCATAGAGTCTATTCATCTGTTACGAGGAGAAATTTCTAATCGATATATGATTAAAAATCCGCTAGTTCTTCAAGCAATAGATTTTATACACGATCATTACACTGAAGACATTTCGATAAACATGATTGCAGAACATCTTAAATTGAATCTCTCCTATTTTAGTCAAATTTTTACGAAAGAAATGGGGATTAACCCTAGAAAATACTTAATTACATTTCGTATTCAAAAAGCAAAAGAGATGATTGAATCAAGTAACGAACTAGTTTCTAATATTGGAATAAATGTAGGATTTTTTGAAGTAAAACATTTCTCAAAAACATTTAAGAAAATAACCGGTCTTACACCTATGCAATACAAAAAACAATTTGCAAAAGGCGAATATGTTTAA
- a CDS encoding carboxylesterase family protein, which translates to MKRVVKYLLALMLAVGLVGSNVSAASLNSTNERTQVSSSQSYKKGITQETTYGNVKGYVNVEENALVWKGIPYAKAPVEDLRWKAPEDPSPFEGTFDATKPGNIAIQSSAQGIIGSEDSLNIDIYRPNTNKKNLPVLFFIHGGNNQTGTAQEITGEAFVNDLDAIFVSVNYRLGPLGFNPLPALNTGNDLEDSGNYTLLDIAKSLDWVKENIKSFGGNPNNVTISGFSAGGRDVMAALASPIFEGKFQKAIAFSGGMTMADQNDSVKVFAKAIAPLVVQDGKKSTEEEAYQWLQTDDEEVRKYLYSLSAERLSRLMSNAAIRMSVFPHLYNDGVVLPKEKFDTKNYNSVPLIMLTGASEFSFFAYGDPYFAGSVLDKTKYAEYVFAKKFGSKLYGLFNTQESAEKMYDNYKAPIYTVEMPFGEELTKTTDMSLFGSFHGVFVPLLDSNNKTYLSMMKESYSLEGAKELSSQFKEYLANFLHKGTPNGKKLTEWNPWTKKKPASLILTANETNAIAKMSRVSTNKIDVIDEIEKDTSISSEAKKKIISEVLNGRWFSAELDEYYGNKSLWVE; encoded by the coding sequence GTGAAAAGAGTCGTTAAATACTTATTGGCTTTAATGCTCGCAGTTGGTTTAGTAGGTAGTAATGTTTCAGCAGCATCTTTAAATTCTACTAATGAAAGGACACAAGTTTCATCCTCTCAATCTTATAAAAAAGGAATCACTCAAGAAACAACATACGGAAATGTAAAAGGATATGTGAATGTCGAGGAAAATGCCTTGGTTTGGAAGGGAATTCCATACGCAAAAGCCCCAGTTGAAGATTTGAGATGGAAAGCTCCAGAAGACCCATCTCCATTTGAAGGTACCTTTGATGCCACAAAGCCTGGCAACATTGCCATTCAGTCTTCTGCTCAAGGCATTATAGGAAGCGAGGATAGTCTAAATATAGACATTTATCGACCAAATACCAATAAAAAGAATCTCCCTGTGTTATTTTTCATTCATGGAGGTAATAATCAAACCGGAACAGCCCAAGAAATTACAGGTGAGGCCTTTGTCAATGACTTAGATGCTATATTTGTTTCAGTCAATTACCGACTTGGACCATTAGGATTTAATCCTCTTCCAGCCCTAAATACAGGTAACGACTTAGAGGACTCAGGAAACTATACGCTACTAGATATTGCTAAATCCCTTGATTGGGTTAAGGAGAATATCAAAAGCTTTGGTGGAAATCCCAACAACGTGACCATTTCTGGATTTTCTGCTGGAGGCAGAGATGTCATGGCAGCGTTAGCTTCTCCTATCTTTGAAGGGAAATTTCAAAAGGCCATTGCCTTCAGTGGCGGAATGACAATGGCCGATCAAAATGATAGTGTGAAAGTGTTCGCGAAAGCCATTGCTCCATTAGTTGTACAAGATGGGAAAAAATCGACAGAAGAAGAAGCCTATCAATGGCTACAGACGGATGATGAGGAAGTAAGAAAGTATCTCTATTCTTTATCCGCTGAGAGATTAAGTAGATTAATGAGTAATGCAGCCATTCGAATGAGTGTTTTCCCTCATTTGTATAATGATGGGGTCGTTCTTCCAAAAGAAAAATTTGATACAAAGAATTATAATTCGGTTCCTTTAATCATGTTGACTGGTGCATCGGAATTCTCTTTCTTTGCTTATGGAGACCCGTATTTTGCAGGTAGTGTACTAGACAAAACCAAGTATGCTGAATACGTTTTTGCTAAGAAATTTGGAAGTAAGCTATACGGTTTGTTTAACACTCAGGAATCAGCTGAAAAAATGTATGACAACTATAAAGCGCCAATATATACTGTTGAAATGCCTTTTGGAGAAGAACTGACGAAAACAACGGATATGTCTCTTTTTGGTTCATTCCATGGAGTCTTTGTTCCTCTTCTAGATAGTAATAATAAAACGTACCTATCTATGATGAAGGAATCGTATAGTCTAGAAGGAGCAAAAGAACTAAGCAGTCAGTTCAAAGAATATTTAGCTAACTTCCTTCATAAAGGCACCCCTAATGGCAAAAAATTAACCGAATGGAACCCATGGACTAAAAAGAAGCCTGCTAGTTTAATATTAACTGCAAATGAGACAAATGCTATTGCAAAAATGTCTAGAGTTTCAACGAATAAAATAGATGTGATCGATGAGATAGAAAAAGATACTTCTATATCTTCAGAGGCAAAGAAAAAGATCATTAGTGAAGTGTTGAATGGACGTTGGTTCAGTGCGGAGCTAGATGAATACTATGGAAATAAGAGCTTGTGGGTTGAATAG
- a CDS encoding small-conductance mechanosensitive channel yields the protein MAVTRSVEVEVTSSVDFSSDTMGMETFHKQSDFWGRLTLWTLIAVSFVPPLYFSFILGYHPGWSAILGGLVGYAAFVGVMWFLEPITYYPILGKSGTYIAFLTGNIANMCLPCAAAAQESVGAEPGTKKAELAGTLGIATASLTNIIVVIVSVLGGTFLLSIIPQSVQDALQFILPAIFGGVLGQFAMKKPLYGLIALLIGMAVLFSPIMALFKLVLCVVLTVGVVLFMEKLKGTKNA from the coding sequence ATGGCGGTTACAAGGTCAGTAGAAGTTGAAGTGACAAGTAGTGTTGATTTTAGTTCTGACACAATGGGGATGGAAACTTTTCATAAACAGTCCGATTTTTGGGGACGGCTAACTTTATGGACACTTATTGCCGTGTCGTTTGTTCCCCCATTATATTTTTCCTTTATACTAGGGTATCATCCGGGGTGGTCAGCTATTCTTGGAGGTTTAGTCGGTTACGCTGCCTTTGTAGGAGTTATGTGGTTTTTAGAACCGATCACCTACTACCCAATTTTAGGGAAATCCGGTACGTATATTGCATTTCTTACAGGAAATATTGCCAATATGTGTCTTCCATGTGCAGCAGCTGCTCAAGAGTCTGTAGGTGCTGAGCCTGGAACGAAGAAGGCAGAACTCGCTGGTACTTTAGGGATCGCGACCGCTTCATTAACCAATATTATCGTGGTCATTGTATCTGTTTTAGGAGGAACATTCCTTCTTTCTATTATCCCGCAATCCGTTCAAGACGCTCTTCAGTTTATCCTTCCAGCTATCTTTGGGGGCGTTCTTGGTCAGTTCGCAATGAAAAAACCATTATACGGCCTTATAGCACTCTTGATTGGGATGGCCGTTTTGTTTTCCCCAATCATGGCTTTATTTAAGCTCGTATTATGCGTTGTCTTAACGGTAGGCGTTGTGCTTTTTATGGAAAAATTAAAAGGAACTAAAAATGCATAA
- a CDS encoding DUF5058 family protein: MEEVLTLANSTPVWIIASVFAFIVIFQALIFMRITSKTAPSIGMTSLETKRAIRTGFISSLGPSFGIVVVIISLIAVLGGPMTLARIGIIGSAATELTAAGIGANAYGVELNSSEFGLVAFTNAVWTMCLGGTGWLIFTALFTKSLGKAQKKIEKKNATMITIVSTAAMLGAFGYLASQQMANGFSETLTVIISAVMMMMILTLAKKMNIRWLSEWALGISLVVGLTIGYLSTLI; this comes from the coding sequence ATGGAAGAGGTATTAACTTTAGCAAACAGTACCCCGGTATGGATTATAGCTAGTGTATTTGCTTTCATTGTCATTTTCCAAGCACTGATCTTTATGCGTATAACTTCAAAAACAGCACCAAGTATTGGAATGACCTCGCTTGAAACGAAAAGAGCGATAAGGACCGGATTTATAAGCAGTCTTGGTCCTTCATTTGGAATTGTTGTCGTTATTATTTCGCTTATTGCAGTCCTCGGTGGTCCGATGACTTTGGCGCGTATCGGAATCATTGGGTCAGCGGCAACTGAATTAACGGCTGCAGGGATTGGAGCGAACGCCTATGGTGTGGAGTTAAACTCATCTGAATTTGGCCTAGTTGCATTTACTAATGCTGTTTGGACGATGTGCCTAGGGGGAACGGGTTGGCTAATTTTTACAGCTTTATTTACAAAGTCCCTAGGGAAAGCACAGAAAAAGATTGAGAAGAAGAATGCGACCATGATAACAATTGTTTCTACTGCAGCCATGCTTGGAGCCTTTGGTTATCTTGCCAGTCAACAAATGGCAAATGGTTTTAGTGAAACATTAACAGTTATTATCTCGGCGGTCATGATGATGATGATCTTAACGTTAGCGAAGAAAATGAATATTCGCTGGCTTTCTGAATGGGCATTGGGTATTTCACTTGTGGTCGGTTTGACGATTGGTTATCTATCGACGCTTATTTAA
- a CDS encoding amidohydrolase encodes MLDKLFDRLQELYPEMVGFRRDLHMYPELSHHEVNTPKKVAEFLTKLGIEVRTEVGGIGVVGLLRGGKPGKTVALRADFDALPIQEETDIEYKSRVPGVMHACGHDIHTAALLGVATVLSENKDLIPGNIVFLHQFAEEVIPGGAKAMIEDGCLDGVDVVYGAHVSSIQPLGLIGVKEGDAMAAGDTIEIEIFGRGGHAATPHLTVDPITVGSQLIVNLQQVVSRKVDPVKPAVVSIAAFNAGSGFNVIPDKAKITGTVRTFDEDVRDMIEQLIGDIVESTCKGLGATAAFRYVRGYPAVKNDPAETKRLEGLAKHLFGEENVHALPPQMGMEDFAYYLQEKPGTFVYVGGASELIEKYPHHHPKFNVDERSMIDIGKLFISAVFDYLTERESSQTELVQTSAK; translated from the coding sequence ATGTTAGATAAGCTTTTTGACAGATTACAAGAATTATATCCAGAAATGGTGGGTTTTCGCCGAGATCTTCATATGTATCCTGAGCTTTCTCATCATGAAGTCAACACACCTAAAAAGGTTGCAGAGTTCCTGACCAAATTAGGAATTGAAGTAAGAACTGAAGTTGGAGGAATTGGAGTTGTTGGGTTATTAAGGGGAGGAAAGCCAGGAAAAACCGTTGCGCTTCGTGCGGATTTTGATGCTCTCCCCATCCAAGAGGAGACGGATATTGAGTATAAATCACGTGTTCCTGGAGTCATGCACGCCTGTGGCCATGATATACATACGGCAGCATTACTAGGGGTCGCTACCGTGTTAAGTGAAAACAAAGACCTAATCCCAGGGAATATCGTTTTCCTCCATCAGTTTGCAGAGGAAGTCATTCCAGGGGGAGCGAAGGCAATGATTGAGGATGGCTGCCTTGATGGTGTAGATGTGGTGTACGGTGCTCACGTTTCATCCATTCAACCTCTGGGACTTATCGGGGTCAAAGAAGGAGATGCGATGGCTGCTGGAGATACGATTGAAATTGAAATTTTCGGTCGAGGGGGACATGCGGCAACTCCTCATTTAACGGTGGACCCAATAACTGTTGGGAGCCAGTTGATCGTAAATTTACAGCAAGTAGTAAGTAGAAAAGTAGACCCTGTGAAACCAGCTGTTGTCTCTATTGCTGCTTTCAACGCGGGTTCAGGATTTAACGTAATTCCAGATAAGGCGAAGATTACAGGAACGGTTCGAACATTCGATGAAGATGTCCGTGATATGATTGAGCAATTGATTGGCGATATTGTCGAATCAACTTGTAAAGGGTTGGGCGCAACCGCTGCGTTTCGATATGTAAGAGGCTATCCAGCTGTTAAAAATGATCCAGCTGAGACAAAACGGTTGGAAGGGTTGGCCAAACATCTATTTGGTGAAGAAAATGTTCATGCCTTACCACCACAAATGGGAATGGAGGATTTCGCGTATTATTTACAAGAAAAACCAGGCACCTTTGTTTACGTTGGCGGTGCTTCAGAATTAATTGAGAAATACCCGCATCATCACCCGAAATTTAATGTTGATGAGCGCTCGATGATTGATATCGGTAAGCTGTTTATCTCTGCTGTATTTGATTATTTAACAGAAAGGGAAAGTAGCCAAACAGAGCTAGTTCAAACCTCAGCAAAGTAA